In the Sediminispirochaeta bajacaliforniensis DSM 16054 genome, one interval contains:
- a CDS encoding methyl-accepting chemotaxis protein — protein MKMKLRNEILIPILLTVVMVLGGMTTLIVVRVGKSAKQDAESLALEIAAHQGNQFISQIVVGLETAKTISGAMASIVENKLDIGREEANLMLKTILQEHPDLLGVWMVWEPNAFDGKDKLYIDTVGHDETGRFIPYWNRVGGLHLEPTMDYDGGVYYEVPLKENRLYVTEPTVYEIGGKNTMVISLAAPIRVNGKAVGVAGLDLSMEQMQALVAGIKPFEVGYAYAVSQELTMAAYPQSDMIGTSALEHVNSKYKQAFSEAVKNGTVFQFQQESAKDKVVSLQTIYPLHITGVEENWAFGISIPMDVVLTQARNLAFLSVAISIVAILLIALIIFLITRNIVQSIIKGIDLAKEIAMGNLTVAVDRQYLSRNDELGELAKNLNDMKNQLSRVVSEVINSAENITSGSGQLSESAEQLSQGASEQASSAEEVSASMEEMASSIRNNADNASETERMSKQAAIEAKESGEIAARAVVAMKNIVEKITIIEEIARQTDLLALNAAIEAARAGEHGKGFAVVASEVRKLAERSQKAAGEINELSRHTVKEADESGQKLEALVPVIQKTAELVQEISAASKEQNSGAEQINQALLQLDQVIQHNASASEETASTAEELAAQAKLLQQVIAYFRVDEEENLPAVTDY, from the coding sequence ATGAAGATGAAACTAAGAAACGAAATTCTCATTCCCATTCTGCTGACGGTGGTCATGGTTCTGGGTGGAATGACGACCCTGATCGTCGTACGTGTCGGCAAAAGTGCGAAGCAGGATGCGGAAAGCCTAGCGTTGGAGATAGCAGCGCATCAGGGCAATCAGTTTATATCTCAAATTGTTGTCGGGCTTGAAACTGCAAAAACCATTTCAGGTGCTATGGCATCGATCGTAGAAAACAAGTTGGACATTGGGCGGGAAGAGGCAAATTTGATGCTCAAAACCATTCTTCAGGAGCACCCCGATCTTCTTGGGGTATGGATGGTATGGGAGCCGAATGCCTTTGACGGTAAGGACAAGCTGTATATCGATACGGTTGGGCATGACGAGACGGGCAGATTCATTCCCTACTGGAATCGCGTGGGAGGCTTACATCTCGAACCGACAATGGATTACGACGGTGGGGTTTATTATGAGGTACCGTTAAAAGAAAACAGGCTGTATGTAACCGAACCGACCGTCTACGAAATCGGCGGAAAGAATACAATGGTGATCAGCCTAGCCGCTCCCATACGGGTAAACGGTAAGGCTGTAGGTGTCGCAGGCCTCGACCTTTCCATGGAACAGATGCAGGCTCTGGTTGCCGGAATTAAACCCTTTGAAGTCGGCTATGCCTATGCCGTAAGCCAGGAGCTGACAATGGCCGCTTATCCTCAAAGCGACATGATAGGCACATCTGCATTGGAGCATGTCAATTCAAAATATAAACAGGCCTTTAGCGAAGCCGTTAAGAATGGAACTGTTTTTCAGTTTCAGCAGGAATCGGCAAAAGACAAGGTTGTCTCCCTGCAGACCATCTATCCTCTCCACATAACCGGTGTAGAAGAGAACTGGGCCTTCGGCATTTCAATTCCGATGGATGTGGTTCTGACCCAAGCCCGAAATCTTGCCTTCCTCTCCGTGGCCATCAGCATCGTCGCTATTCTGCTTATAGCACTCATTATCTTCCTTATAACACGCAATATCGTTCAAAGCATTATCAAAGGGATAGATCTGGCAAAGGAAATTGCGATGGGTAACCTTACCGTTGCTGTCGACCGGCAATATCTTTCCCGAAACGACGAGCTGGGAGAACTCGCAAAAAACCTGAATGACATGAAGAATCAGCTTTCACGTGTTGTTTCCGAGGTCATCAACTCGGCTGAGAACATTACCAGTGGTAGCGGACAACTCAGCGAGAGTGCCGAGCAGCTCAGTCAGGGAGCTTCGGAACAGGCAAGCTCAGCCGAGGAAGTAAGCGCCAGCATGGAAGAGATGGCAAGCAGCATTCGAAACAACGCCGATAATGCCTCAGAAACAGAGCGTATGAGCAAGCAGGCGGCCATTGAGGCAAAGGAAAGCGGAGAGATTGCCGCAAGAGCCGTTGTTGCAATGAAAAATATTGTAGAGAAGATCACCATTATTGAAGAGATTGCACGGCAGACCGATCTACTCGCACTCAACGCTGCCATCGAAGCAGCCCGAGCCGGTGAACATGGAAAGGGCTTTGCCGTCGTCGCAAGCGAGGTCCGCAAATTGGCAGAACGAAGTCAGAAGGCGGCAGGAGAGATAAACGAACTGTCACGACACACCGTCAAGGAAGCCGATGAGTCCGGACAGAAACTGGAGGCCCTTGTCCCCGTCATTCAGAAAACGGCCGAACTCGTTCAGGAAATAAGTGCGGCCAGTAAAGAACAGAATAGCGGAGCCGAACAGATTAATCAGGCCCTTCTTCAGCTTGATCAGGTGATCCAGCATAATGCATCGGCATCCGAAGAGACAGCTTCCACGGCCGAAGAGTTGGCCGCCCAGGCAAAGCTGCTGCAGCAAGTGATAGCCTATTTCCGTGTCGATGAAGAGGAAAACCTGCCTGCTGTCACCGATTATTAG
- a CDS encoding N-acetylneuraminate lyase, with protein sequence MKKMTGIFPALLTPFSGTKINEKALRAIVEWNIKQGVSGFYVCGSTGEAFLLKPEERKQILEIVADQVGRRVSIIAHIGAIGTDLTLDLGRHAVSVAGVDAVSSIPPFYYQFSVDEVVRYYLDIAQTLSFPVIPYNFPKLSGITLTPDIVKALRKEPHIIGVKFTSNDFYGVERMKAGDSDLLIYNGLDEMYLAGLSMGVDGAIGSTFNFMADKYLSITSLFASGDMKEARRLQTEANSIIEMLLETRCFMAAQKYVLDLIGCPFGEPRAPFFPLTEAEKEMLAKRVAPLLTSMT encoded by the coding sequence ATGAAAAAGATGACGGGAATTTTCCCTGCGTTACTTACTCCGTTTTCAGGAACGAAAATTAATGAAAAAGCACTGCGCGCTATCGTTGAGTGGAATATAAAACAGGGGGTATCCGGTTTCTATGTCTGTGGCAGCACAGGAGAGGCTTTTCTCTTAAAACCGGAAGAAAGAAAACAAATCCTGGAAATTGTCGCGGATCAGGTTGGGAGAAGGGTATCGATCATAGCTCATATCGGGGCGATCGGAACCGATCTCACCCTCGATTTGGGACGACATGCCGTCTCCGTTGCCGGGGTCGATGCTGTCTCTTCCATTCCTCCTTTTTATTATCAGTTTTCTGTCGATGAGGTTGTCAGATATTATCTCGATATTGCTCAAACGCTTTCTTTTCCGGTGATACCGTATAATTTCCCGAAGCTTTCCGGTATCACTCTTACTCCTGATATTGTGAAAGCATTGAGAAAGGAGCCTCACATCATAGGTGTGAAATTTACCTCAAACGATTTCTACGGCGTAGAACGAATGAAGGCCGGTGATTCTGATCTCCTTATCTACAACGGTTTGGATGAGATGTATTTGGCGGGGCTCTCGATGGGAGTGGATGGCGCAATCGGCAGCACATTCAACTTTATGGCAGATAAATATCTTTCCATTACCTCTCTCTTTGCTTCTGGTGATATGAAAGAGGCCCGAAGGCTCCAGACAGAAGCGAATTCGATCATCGAGATGCTGCTTGAAACCCGCTGTTTCATGGCAGCTCAGAAGTATGTACTTGACCTCATCGGTTGCCCCTTCGGCGAACCCCGAGCCCCATTTTTCCCGCTAACCGAGGCTGAAAAAGAGATGTTGGCGAAGCGGGTGGCTCCTTTGCTTACTTCGATGACGTAG
- a CDS encoding GntR family transcriptional regulator, producing MEKDEGPKDNNESLVDQVYHMFLNQLLNNEIVPGMVLNRKDIAKDLQVSMAPVREALARLTREGFIDTLPRRGTVVKAINKEDVHDLLVLREAIECQAARIYCGQAILEHRSFLEACALEVDEPIDDLIEHWKRDIQFHHQLVALTCSKSLSDSFKRVMRVGTFYQVNTFLAQEERQERLSHKALIEELTTDDPDRAEKIIRDHLKSGKRHFYKG from the coding sequence ATGGAAAAAGACGAGGGACCGAAAGACAATAACGAATCGTTGGTCGATCAGGTCTATCACATGTTTTTGAATCAGCTACTGAATAACGAAATTGTTCCGGGTATGGTTTTAAATCGGAAAGATATTGCAAAGGATCTACAGGTTAGCATGGCTCCTGTACGAGAGGCCTTGGCACGTCTTACCCGCGAGGGGTTTATTGATACGCTTCCGAGGCGCGGTACCGTGGTAAAGGCGATCAATAAGGAAGATGTCCATGATTTACTGGTACTTCGCGAAGCAATAGAGTGCCAGGCCGCGAGAATCTATTGCGGCCAAGCCATCCTTGAGCATCGCAGCTTTCTTGAGGCATGTGCTCTTGAGGTTGACGAGCCCATTGATGATTTAATCGAACATTGGAAACGTGATATTCAATTTCATCATCAGCTTGTGGCTCTTACGTGTTCCAAATCATTGAGTGATAGTTTCAAGCGAGTAATGCGTGTGGGAACCTTTTATCAGGTCAATACCTTTCTCGCGCAGGAAGAGCGTCAGGAACGGTTAAGCCACAAAGCATTAATAGAGGAACTCACTACCGATGATCCCGATCGCGCGGAAAAGATAATACGCGACCATTTGAAAAGTGGCAAAAGACATTTCTACAAAGGATAA
- a CDS encoding DctP family TRAP transporter solute-binding subunit translates to MKKLLSIAICLFISIGLFAQGEQDSGSADKPVTLKFGVDGNTASIEYAVAVKFADTLKEVSGGNMTCDIFPNGQLGNAKEMIQQVTMNELDAYMEPIGGVSSLIPELSVLEMAYVVKDLDHIERILTSDWGEKIQKELSSDFNIKVLDQTLFGTRQTSSNKPLNSIADYKGLRIRTPNSRGLKNWAEAMGGRPTTIAFNEVYLALKTNSIDAQENPLPTIESKKFYEAQAAIAIDNHVVQDKSILFSQARWDKLSDEQHSWLEAAGHAAKEESIKLVTEESDKLIGFFQSEGLTITYPDIKPMQEAMKPYYAKIEEELGVQGLIERLIKL, encoded by the coding sequence ATGAAAAAACTATTGAGCATTGCTATCTGTCTATTCATTTCAATAGGATTGTTTGCACAGGGGGAGCAGGATTCCGGATCTGCAGATAAGCCGGTTACACTAAAGTTCGGCGTTGACGGGAATACTGCCAGTATTGAATATGCCGTAGCGGTGAAATTCGCAGATACCCTCAAAGAAGTCTCCGGTGGGAACATGACATGCGATATTTTCCCAAATGGCCAACTTGGAAATGCAAAAGAGATGATCCAACAAGTCACAATGAATGAACTGGACGCCTATATGGAACCCATCGGCGGTGTCAGCAGCTTAATTCCGGAACTCTCGGTTTTGGAGATGGCATATGTCGTAAAAGATCTCGATCACATTGAACGCATTCTTACCAGCGATTGGGGAGAAAAAATTCAGAAGGAACTGAGTAGCGACTTTAATATTAAGGTTCTGGATCAAACACTGTTTGGTACTCGACAAACTTCGTCGAACAAGCCTTTGAATTCCATCGCCGATTACAAGGGCCTTAGGATACGAACCCCCAACTCCCGGGGTTTAAAAAATTGGGCAGAGGCAATGGGAGGACGCCCGACAACCATCGCCTTTAATGAGGTATACCTCGCATTAAAGACAAATAGCATCGACGCACAGGAAAACCCCTTGCCGACCATCGAATCCAAAAAATTCTATGAGGCTCAGGCCGCTATTGCCATCGACAATCACGTTGTTCAGGACAAATCCATTCTTTTTTCGCAGGCACGCTGGGACAAGCTTTCAGATGAGCAGCACTCCTGGTTGGAGGCTGCAGGGCATGCTGCAAAAGAAGAAAGCATCAAACTTGTTACCGAAGAATCGGATAAGCTCATAGGTTTCTTCCAGTCCGAGGGCTTGACCATCACCTATCCGGATATAAAACCAATGCAGGAAGCGATGAAACCCTATTATGCAAAGATAGAAGAAGAACTTGGTGTTCAGGGTTTGATCGAAAGGCTTATCAAGCTGTAA
- a CDS encoding TRAP transporter small permease — protein MQIFFRIKLISIHINYAPIWTEELSRWLYVYIVFFGASQGIHYREHIGIDLFVNKCPKAVQSSVRLFADIVMAIACVIIVYYGIRNMPFAVKQRPLTLPTTNGTLYAVIPITFSLMTIRTGFNILGDLHEIKLCMLTKKRGSET, from the coding sequence TTGCAAATATTCTTCAGAATCAAGCTAATATCTATCCATATCAATTATGCACCGATCTGGACGGAAGAGCTTTCCCGATGGCTTTACGTCTACATTGTATTTTTCGGAGCAAGTCAAGGTATCCACTACCGAGAGCATATCGGTATCGATCTCTTCGTCAATAAGTGCCCGAAAGCCGTACAATCTTCTGTTCGACTTTTCGCCGATATTGTCATGGCCATAGCTTGTGTGATCATTGTCTATTACGGAATTCGGAATATGCCCTTCGCCGTGAAGCAACGGCCATTAACGTTACCGACCACTAACGGTACCCTGTATGCAGTAATTCCAATCACTTTCTCACTTATGACAATTCGTACCGGATTCAATATTCTCGGTGATCTTCATGAAATCAAGTTATGCATGCTTACGAAGAAAAGAGGAAGTGAAACATGA
- a CDS encoding TRAP transporter large permease: protein MIGFFLTWIILLLIGMPITFTIIIASLIYMLQHGGIMLAAQRIVAGVDSFTLLAVPFFIFSGNLMNATGITDRIFKFAKTMVGHISGGLGHVNILASLLFSGMSGSAHADAGGLGQIEIQAMREEGYDDGFSGAITAASSVVGPLMPPSIPMVIYGAIASVSVGKLFMGGIIPAILCAFSLMVYVYFYSKKQNYKIYKKASASERWHAFIEAFPALVTPVIIIAGIFSGVFTPTEAAAVTSLYALILGIFVYKSFSIRKMRQIFKDTLSNTAVIGFLTAAISLMGYVLAREQIPQKIASFFLTYTANPLLFLLSVNVLLIILGTMIETMAIILLVIPILVPVAMQLGIDPVHFGVVVTMNMMVGILTPPMGVSLFVVSKVGNIPFERLSKSIIPFFIPLFFVLFLLMIFPDIVMFLPNLMD from the coding sequence ATGATAGGATTCTTTTTGACTTGGATCATTCTATTACTGATAGGAATGCCCATCACCTTTACGATCATTATCGCAAGTCTCATCTATATGCTGCAGCATGGAGGGATTATGCTGGCCGCACAGCGCATAGTTGCCGGAGTTGATTCCTTTACCCTTCTTGCCGTACCGTTTTTTATTTTCAGCGGGAATCTCATGAATGCCACGGGGATCACCGATCGTATCTTTAAATTTGCAAAGACAATGGTTGGTCATATCTCCGGAGGTCTGGGCCACGTGAATATCCTTGCGAGCCTTCTCTTTTCGGGGATGTCGGGCTCGGCTCATGCCGACGCCGGAGGACTGGGCCAAATCGAAATTCAAGCGATGCGGGAAGAAGGCTATGACGACGGCTTCAGCGGCGCAATAACTGCAGCATCAAGTGTGGTCGGCCCCCTGATGCCGCCAAGTATCCCCATGGTCATCTACGGCGCCATAGCAAGTGTATCGGTGGGCAAGCTTTTTATGGGCGGAATCATTCCGGCAATTCTCTGTGCCTTTTCCCTCATGGTATATGTCTACTTTTATTCGAAAAAACAGAACTACAAAATATACAAAAAGGCGAGCGCCTCCGAACGGTGGCATGCATTTATAGAGGCCTTCCCCGCCCTGGTAACTCCGGTCATTATCATTGCCGGGATTTTCTCCGGGGTTTTTACCCCCACCGAGGCGGCGGCCGTTACATCGCTTTATGCACTCATCCTTGGGATTTTCGTCTATAAGAGTTTTTCGATCAGAAAAATGCGACAAATCTTTAAAGATACCCTGAGTAATACCGCCGTGATAGGTTTTCTTACCGCTGCAATATCGCTCATGGGCTATGTTCTTGCCAGAGAACAAATTCCGCAAAAAATTGCAAGTTTCTTCCTTACGTATACGGCAAATCCCCTCCTTTTTCTTCTATCGGTCAATGTTCTTTTGATCATTCTCGGAACCATGATAGAAACCATGGCCATTATCCTTTTGGTAATTCCCATTCTTGTTCCCGTGGCAATGCAACTTGGTATAGATCCCGTACATTTTGGTGTGGTCGTCACCATGAATATGATGGTCGGCATTTTAACACCCCCGATGGGGGTATCGCTTTTCGTGGTATCTAAAGTGGGAAACATCCCTTTCGAACGATTATCCAAATCCATCATTCCCTTTTTTATACCGTTATTTTTCGTCTTATTTTTACTAATGATATTTCCGGATATCGTTATGTTCCTCCCCAATCTGATGGATTAA
- a CDS encoding SDR family NAD(P)-dependent oxidoreductase gives MENLHTLFDLTGKVAVVTGGYTGLGYDMACALSEYGATVVISSRSREKAENVARSMSETYHNRVIGLDLDQSNYDSCKTLADSVHEECKRIDILINNAGGGSGKGKCNFLERNPELMRSMIETNLLGPLFCCQSFGRYMVDQNSGSIINIASIAGITGRDRSMYHKAKKEEQPVEYAASKGGIIGMTLDLAAYMAPFNVRVNAISPGGFDKGELTKAFVQAYSERTPLGHMGVLNKEIMGTALFLASEASSYITGQNIVVDGGFSTCR, from the coding sequence ATGGAAAATCTTCATACATTATTTGATTTGACAGGCAAGGTTGCAGTTGTTACCGGCGGCTACACAGGCCTTGGGTACGATATGGCCTGTGCACTTTCCGAATATGGAGCAACGGTAGTTATAAGCTCCAGATCCCGGGAGAAAGCTGAGAATGTCGCCCGGTCTATGTCCGAAACATACCACAATAGGGTAATCGGCCTCGATTTGGATCAAAGCAACTATGACAGCTGCAAAACCCTTGCCGACAGCGTTCATGAGGAATGTAAGCGCATAGACATCCTGATAAACAACGCAGGAGGCGGGTCGGGAAAGGGAAAATGTAATTTCCTCGAACGTAATCCGGAGCTGATGCGTTCTATGATCGAGACCAACCTGCTCGGCCCTCTCTTCTGCTGTCAGAGTTTCGGGCGCTACATGGTCGATCAAAATTCCGGATCGATTATCAATATAGCATCGATAGCCGGTATTACAGGACGTGATCGATCGATGTACCACAAAGCGAAGAAGGAAGAACAACCTGTCGAGTACGCAGCATCGAAAGGCGGAATTATCGGGATGACGCTGGATTTGGCGGCCTATATGGCCCCTTTCAATGTAAGGGTAAATGCTATATCCCCAGGCGGCTTTGATAAGGGAGAATTAACAAAAGCGTTTGTGCAGGCCTATTCGGAAAGAACTCCGCTCGGTCACATGGGAGTCCTCAACAAAGAAATCATGGGAACCGCACTTTTCCTTGCCTCGGAGGCATCCTCTTATATCACGGGCCAAAATATCGTTGTCGACGGAGGATTTTCAACCTGCCGGTAG
- a CDS encoding TolC family protein produces MTIRNGKRVAIGFLILMAVQANAEELALILDGPSENYVPLLAEITQQFSNEEIMAEPVLIADNILSMAPPEAIIKVKKAWPEHGFKRILALGYASSKTAFAIAGQEDIILSVCEGLPDKAVAELRMLAGTSGNVLVISVPPIPKEEIGRAKEQFNFTRIGVMADQDLSRWNDTIPSWYQEALADDSEVGIELLDYTDTETMIEGIQALDYDAFYLLPTARLSEKERRQLYLASSKLHIPLISGAGEKEVELGALAAYKPALTTQLAREIVVSLDQQKAGWKALTTPLVEIHPPPKLSINLSSADNIGLSLSWETLLAAELLGSSSAVVPFPDIKELLELAKRHSPELRASEDAVHVQEATTALSRSHLLPSLDTYLQGSRIDKDRAESLGTPDELQLIGGLQFQQLLWSEEAWAQYDIQKSLLQQSKQQNSSTLDSILSSTTDAYYTIIQADASVRAAQENLASTRAYLGRAKLLKKTGQGSEADVARFEAKTARDSQQLIDAVFSAKNARLELFRVTGFTEEGKHYIVPESNPGGDTWEHFLSEIDNGRKSEKLTAFFLSEVYAYSPDLAALGFFVRASEKERQYRRKAFYSPTISLVAQLERSLYTAGASSPASIQISGFPEINLQSEDADDTSWLIGINVSFPLFTGTERTAQLHKAEAKVDQATASLLDGRNRIEQVVRQVVSQALAVSRKLDQSRAGERAAQQLLDLTVHSYVQGIATSYELLDAQQDAFLARQQTIDLKAELNILSSRLLRLAGRSEALFSEEKMRQLIQDYKDSSKEQ; encoded by the coding sequence ATGACGATACGAAACGGAAAAAGAGTAGCGATAGGTTTTCTCATCCTTATGGCAGTTCAGGCAAATGCGGAGGAACTTGCACTTATCCTGGACGGTCCCTCGGAAAACTACGTCCCCTTGCTGGCCGAGATTACACAGCAGTTCAGCAACGAAGAGATAATGGCCGAACCGGTGCTCATTGCGGACAATATATTGAGTATGGCTCCGCCGGAAGCGATCATCAAGGTAAAAAAGGCCTGGCCGGAACATGGCTTCAAGAGGATTCTTGCCTTGGGATATGCCAGCTCGAAAACGGCCTTTGCCATAGCTGGCCAGGAAGATATCATCCTTTCGGTTTGCGAAGGACTCCCGGATAAGGCGGTGGCAGAGCTACGGATGCTTGCAGGCACATCGGGAAACGTTCTTGTTATATCGGTCCCGCCTATACCGAAAGAAGAAATAGGGAGAGCAAAAGAGCAGTTCAACTTTACCCGTATAGGGGTGATGGCAGACCAGGATCTTTCCCGATGGAACGATACAATCCCCAGCTGGTATCAAGAAGCTTTAGCGGATGATAGCGAAGTCGGCATTGAGCTCTTGGACTACACAGATACAGAGACCATGATCGAAGGCATTCAAGCATTGGACTATGATGCCTTCTATCTCTTACCAACCGCTCGTCTATCGGAAAAAGAACGCCGGCAGCTATATCTTGCATCGAGCAAACTGCATATCCCCCTTATTAGCGGTGCCGGAGAAAAAGAGGTTGAATTGGGCGCCTTGGCAGCCTATAAGCCCGCATTAACGACACAGCTTGCACGGGAAATTGTCGTAAGTCTCGATCAGCAAAAAGCGGGATGGAAGGCCCTGACAACGCCATTAGTGGAAATACATCCCCCGCCCAAACTATCGATAAACCTCTCAAGTGCAGACAATATAGGTCTTTCCCTTAGCTGGGAAACCCTTCTTGCGGCAGAACTACTTGGCAGCTCCAGTGCAGTTGTACCGTTTCCCGATATAAAGGAGCTGCTGGAGCTGGCAAAGCGGCATAGTCCCGAACTGAGGGCATCGGAAGATGCAGTACATGTTCAAGAAGCCACAACAGCGCTTTCACGCAGCCACTTACTCCCCTCCCTCGATACCTACCTACAGGGAAGCCGCATCGATAAAGACCGGGCCGAAAGCCTCGGAACCCCGGATGAACTCCAGCTGATCGGCGGCTTACAATTTCAACAGCTTTTGTGGTCAGAAGAAGCGTGGGCACAATATGATATCCAAAAATCACTCTTACAACAAAGCAAACAGCAAAACTCCAGTACCCTCGATTCCATACTCTCTTCTACGACCGATGCCTATTATACGATCATACAGGCCGATGCCTCGGTGAGGGCAGCCCAGGAAAACCTTGCAAGCACAAGGGCTTATCTTGGTCGTGCAAAACTACTTAAGAAGACGGGACAGGGAAGCGAGGCCGATGTTGCGCGTTTCGAGGCTAAAACGGCCCGGGACTCCCAGCAGCTTATTGATGCCGTGTTTTCGGCAAAAAATGCCCGCTTGGAGCTCTTCAGAGTCACTGGTTTTACGGAAGAAGGCAAACACTATATCGTTCCCGAAAGTAATCCTGGCGGAGACACATGGGAACACTTCCTTTCAGAAATTGACAACGGACGCAAAAGTGAGAAGCTGACTGCCTTTTTCCTTTCTGAGGTCTATGCCTATTCCCCGGATCTGGCAGCCTTAGGATTCTTTGTACGGGCTTCGGAAAAAGAGCGACAATATAGACGAAAGGCCTTCTACTCCCCAACGATTTCCCTGGTAGCGCAGCTTGAACGGAGCCTCTACACAGCAGGAGCATCTTCACCAGCAAGCATTCAAATTTCCGGATTCCCGGAAATCAACCTCCAATCCGAAGATGCGGATGATACAAGCTGGCTTATTGGTATTAATGTATCCTTCCCCCTTTTTACGGGAACGGAAAGAACGGCGCAACTGCACAAGGCAGAGGCAAAGGTCGATCAAGCAACCGCAAGCCTGCTCGACGGGCGGAACAGGATAGAACAAGTTGTACGGCAAGTGGTTTCTCAGGCACTTGCCGTCAGCAGGAAACTGGACCAAAGCAGGGCAGGAGAACGAGCTGCACAGCAGCTTCTCGATCTCACCGTGCACTCATATGTGCAAGGAATTGCAACAAGCTACGAACTTCTCGACGCCCAGCAAGATGCTTTCTTAGCCAGGCAGCAAACCATAGATCTCAAAGCGGAACTCAATATTCTCTCTTCCAGGCTTCTTAGGCTTGCAGGTCGAAGCGAAGCACTGTTTTCCGAAGAAAAAATGAGGCAACTGATACAAGACTACAAGGACAGCAGCAAGGAGCAGTAA
- a CDS encoding efflux RND transporter periplasmic adaptor subunit: MKHKVISCFLLSISTMAVLSCAVKEEQTQQTQKYRPVCTITAREGDQNRLYHYVGTIRAAQEVKLSFKVSGRIERIFCDEGQIMEKGRTIAQIEREEYQIEVTRAEAALQSADVQALHAETDYNRTRELYRNDGISRSDLDAALTSLKVAEANQSAAQQQLKAARVKLDATSMKAPLTGAIACLTVNEHEIVSAGQPIGIISSNDAYEVSFTVPGRIVSYMAPGQFIRLKIVDISETPLTARIQTIGAGSEQSNTLYPVTARCIDMPEGIRAGMSAEVLVSLEHQGDRQSIIVPSHVIMRENEKEFLFIAIPKDENLAHITKREVETGSLTNAGIEILSGITPGEKIVTAGMGLLSEGETVRLEAGGK; this comes from the coding sequence ATGAAGCATAAGGTGATTTCATGTTTTCTTCTCTCCATATCGACTATGGCGGTACTTTCCTGCGCAGTAAAAGAAGAACAAACACAGCAGACGCAAAAGTATCGGCCCGTGTGTACGATAACAGCAAGAGAAGGGGATCAAAACAGGCTCTATCACTATGTAGGGACGATACGTGCTGCACAGGAAGTGAAACTAAGTTTTAAGGTATCGGGAAGGATCGAAAGGATTTTTTGTGACGAAGGCCAGATCATGGAAAAAGGACGGACCATCGCTCAAATAGAAAGAGAAGAGTATCAGATCGAAGTCACGCGGGCAGAAGCGGCCTTGCAGAGTGCCGATGTGCAAGCGCTACATGCTGAAACCGACTACAACAGGACACGGGAGTTATATCGAAACGATGGGATAAGTCGCAGTGATCTGGATGCAGCACTCACCTCTCTGAAAGTGGCAGAAGCAAATCAGAGTGCAGCCCAGCAACAACTGAAAGCGGCAAGGGTAAAACTTGATGCCACATCCATGAAGGCACCTCTCACAGGGGCCATCGCCTGCCTGACAGTAAACGAACATGAAATAGTCAGTGCCGGCCAGCCAATAGGTATCATTTCATCCAATGACGCCTACGAGGTTAGCTTTACGGTACCGGGGAGGATTGTATCGTACATGGCCCCGGGTCAGTTCATTCGTCTCAAAATCGTCGATATTTCGGAAACGCCCCTCACCGCCCGGATCCAAACCATCGGTGCCGGAAGCGAGCAATCAAACACCCTCTACCCCGTCACCGCCCGGTGCATCGACATGCCCGAAGGTATTCGCGCCGGTATGTCGGCGGAGGTTCTTGTTTCCCTGGAACATCAAGGGGATCGGCAAAGTATTATCGTTCCGTCACATGTAATCATGAGAGAAAACGAAAAGGAATTTCTTTTCATAGCAATCCCGAAAGATGAAAACCTTGCCCATATTACAAAACGGGAGGTAGAAACGGGAAGCCTGACAAATGCGGGGATAGAAATTCTTTCAGGTATCACACCCGGGGAAAAAATAGTCACCGCCGGGATGGGGCTTCTTAGTGAAGGAGAGACCGTTCGATTGGAGGCGGGAGGGAAATGA